In one Candidatus Nealsonbacteria bacterium genomic region, the following are encoded:
- a CDS encoding DUF1858 domain-containing protein, which produces MEKITKEMTIKEIAQKYPETASVFIDLGLYCFGCPIAQVETIEEMAKAYRFDLKKILEDLNKTIKTKKNK; this is translated from the coding sequence ATGGAAAAAATAACAAAAGAAATGACAATTAAAGAGATTGCTCAGAAGTACCCGGAAACCGCCTCCGTTTTTATTGATCTGGGGCTATATTGCTTTGGTTGTCCCATTGCTCAGGTTGAGACCATTGAAGAAATGGCCAAAGCTTATCGATTTGATCTCAAAAAAATTTTAGAAGATTTAAATAAAACAATTAAAACCAAGAAAAATAAATGA
- a CDS encoding MGMT family protein, with amino-acid sequence MVSFREKVLRVVKKIPRGRTLTYKEVAKMAGFPRAWRVVGNALNQNKDPNAPCHRVVKSNREIGGYRNGSEKKIKLLQKEGIIIKHGKITFRSNQ; translated from the coding sequence ATGGTTTCTTTTCGGGAGAAGGTCCTTCGGGTTGTTAAAAAGATTCCTCGAGGAAGAACGTTAACCTATAAAGAAGTTGCAAAGATGGCGGGCTTTCCAAGGGCTTGGAGGGTTGTGGGTAATGCCTTGAATCAAAACAAAGACCCTAATGCTCCTTGCCACCGGGTTGTAAAATCGAACAGAGAAATTGGCGGCTATAGAAACGGTTCAGAAAAGAAAATTAAATTATTACAAAAAGAAGGTATAATAATCAAACATGGCAAAATTACATTCAGATCTAATCAATAA
- a CDS encoding glycosyltransferase, with the protein MLPIVETPTLSLRKYKRVISDELFREVKSLAKGLKRLKVVMINSTPQGGGVAEILANLIPLMKGMGINANWYVIPPGKKFFGLTKEIHNALQGKEYSLSFQSRRLYHYHMERAAKLMLDMEADIWVIHDPQPLGIIHYLPDFHPSISHIHIDTSRPNREAWSFIEPFLLMYDRIIFSVKDFASKDLPRKKIEIFPPAINPFTNKNKPLSLKMAKSILRSFRINPKKPLVSQISRFDPWKDPLGVITAYKLAKKKIPNLQLALVGLFLALDDPEALKVFKETQRVAKGDPDIFLFSNPQELASLKVDTFVNAFQTGSDVVLQKSIREGFGLTVTEAMWKRKPVIGGRVGGIKIQIKNGQNGFLVSSPEGAAERIVQLIRDSRLSQDIGSAAHQTVKEKFLMPRLLRDYLRLFKELI; encoded by the coding sequence ATGCTGCCAATTGTTGAAACCCCAACCCTATCATTAAGAAAATACAAGAGAGTTATTTCTGACGAACTATTTAGGGAAGTTAAGAGCTTGGCCAAAGGCTTGAAGAGATTGAAAGTGGTAATGATAAACTCTACACCTCAGGGCGGGGGAGTGGCTGAAATTCTGGCTAATCTAATTCCCTTAATGAAAGGGATGGGTATTAATGCTAACTGGTATGTCATCCCACCGGGCAAAAAATTTTTCGGTTTAACTAAAGAAATTCATAATGCTCTTCAAGGAAAAGAATATTCTTTGAGCTTTCAATCAAGGAGACTTTATCATTATCATATGGAAAGAGCTGCCAAGTTAATGCTTGATATGGAAGCTGACATCTGGGTTATCCATGACCCTCAGCCTCTTGGTATTATTCATTACCTGCCAGATTTTCATCCCTCAATTTCTCATATTCATATTGATACTTCCCGGCCAAACAGAGAGGCTTGGAGTTTTATTGAGCCTTTCCTTTTGATGTACGATAGGATTATTTTTAGTGTTAAAGATTTTGCATCCAAAGATCTTCCCAGAAAAAAAATCGAAATTTTTCCTCCAGCTATTAATCCTTTTACTAACAAAAATAAGCCTTTATCGTTGAAAATGGCAAAATCTATTTTGAGAAGTTTTAGAATTAATCCAAAAAAACCTTTAGTTTCCCAGATTTCCCGTTTTGATCCCTGGAAAGATCCCTTAGGGGTTATTACGGCCTACAAATTAGCCAAGAAAAAGATTCCTAACCTGCAGTTAGCTTTAGTTGGTCTTTTTTTAGCCCTTGATGACCCAGAAGCCCTAAAGGTCTTTAAAGAAACCCAAAGAGTTGCCAAGGGCGATCCAGATATTTTCCTATTTTCCAACCCTCAAGAATTAGCCAGTTTAAAAGTTGACACTTTTGTCAATGCTTTTCAAACGGGTTCCGATGTGGTTCTACAGAAATCTATTAGAGAGGGTTTTGGCTTGACCGTTACTGAAGCTATGTGGAAGAGAAAACCAGTAATTGGAGGAAGGGTTGGAGGCATTAAAATTCAAATAAAAAATGGCCAAAATGGCTTTTTGGTTTCTAGTCCAGAAGGAGCTGCCGAAAGAATCGTTCAGCTCATAAGAGATTCGCGACTATCCCAAGACATAGGTTCGGCTGCTCATCAGACCGTGAAAGAAAAGTTTTTAATGCCGAGACTTTTAAGAGATTATCTAAGACTTTTTAAAGAATTGATTTAA
- a CDS encoding flavodoxin-dependent (E)-4-hydroxy-3-methylbut-2-enyl-diphosphate synthase: MQKINRRKTRIIKVGNVKIGGKNPISVQSMTNTATKDVKATVRQIKELERSGCEIVRVGVPDMRSAKAIRKIKKQINIPLVVDIHFDYKLAIESINQGADKIRINPGNIGDKEKVKAIVEKAKKKNIPIRIGINSGSLELDLLKKYREKITAEILVESAMRSIRFLEKLKFKDIVVSLKATDVLTTIRAYKILAGRGNWPLHLGITEAGRARTGIVKSSIGIGSLLLEGIGDTIRISLSGSPIEEVKVGWEILKSLRLRDRGLTIISCPTCARTKIPVEDIVKYIEGFSDKFEEKPLKIAIMGCIVNGLGEAREVDLAIVGMENKKAAIFKKGKFIQNIKPTEVKSFLKKVLWKK; this comes from the coding sequence ATGCAAAAGATAAACAGAAGAAAAACTAGAATAATAAAAGTAGGCAATGTAAAAATTGGCGGTAAAAATCCTATTTCTGTTCAGTCAATGACCAATACCGCAACTAAAGACGTAAAAGCGACAGTAAGACAAATTAAAGAGCTAGAAAGATCAGGTTGCGAAATAGTACGGGTTGGGGTGCCGGATATGAGATCAGCCAAAGCAATAAGAAAAATAAAAAAACAAATAAATATTCCTTTAGTTGTTGATATTCACTTTGATTATAAATTAGCCATTGAGTCAATAAATCAGGGAGCCGATAAGATTCGAATTAACCCGGGCAATATAGGCGACAAAGAGAAAGTAAAGGCGATAGTTGAAAAAGCTAAGAAGAAGAATATTCCAATAAGGATAGGGATCAATAGCGGTTCTTTGGAATTAGATTTATTAAAAAAATATCGAGAAAAGATTACAGCTGAAATTTTAGTTGAATCTGCAATGAGGTCAATTAGATTTTTAGAGAAGCTGAAATTTAAAGATATAGTAGTTTCTTTAAAAGCAACTGATGTTTTAACCACTATTAGAGCTTATAAGATTTTGGCTGGCAGAGGGAATTGGCCGCTTCATTTAGGAATTACCGAGGCCGGAAGGGCAAGAACAGGAATCGTCAAATCTTCCATTGGTATTGGCAGTTTACTCTTAGAAGGCATTGGCGATACCATTAGGATTTCTTTGAGCGGTTCGCCCATTGAAGAAGTGAAAGTTGGCTGGGAAATTTTAAAAAGCTTAAGACTAAGAGACCGAGGACTAACGATTATTAGCTGTCCAACCTGCGCCAGGACTAAAATTCCAGTCGAAGATATTGTAAAATATATTGAAGGTTTTTCCGATAAATTTGAAGAAAAACCCCTTAAAATCGCAATAATGGGTTGTATTGTTAACGGATTAGGAGAAGCTCGGGAAGTAGATTTGGCGATCGTAGGAATGGAAAACAAGAAAGCCGCAATTTTTAAAAAGGGGAAATTTATTCAAAATATTAAACCAACAGAGGTAAAATCTTTTCTAAAGAAAGTTTTATGGAAAAAATAA
- a CDS encoding NUDIX domain-containing protein, producing MPLEKSAGAIIFRQPRSRTPKENKFPTGQASSLWGKNKEIKYLLLHYPSGSKPKKDYWDFPKGHIEKGEEEIDTAKREIKEETGLDDIEIIEGFKEHIKYFFRFKGQAIFKIVTFYLAKTQTEDVKISFEHIGYQWLAYEKAFNQLTFDNAKEILRKARQFLEK from the coding sequence ATGCCACTTGAAAAATCAGCCGGAGCAATTATTTTTAGACAACCCCGGAGTAGAACCCCGAAGGAGAACAAATTCCCTACGGGGCAAGCAAGTTCACTATGGGGCAAGAATAAAGAAATAAAATATTTATTATTGCATTATCCATCCGGCTCTAAGCCTAAAAAGGACTATTGGGATTTTCCCAAGGGTCATATTGAAAAAGGGGAAGAAGAAATAGACACCGCCAAAAGAGAGATTAAAGAAGAGACAGGGTTGGATGATATTGAAATCATTGAAGGATTCAAAGAACATATTAAATACTTTTTCAGATTTAAAGGGCAAGCTATTTTTAAGATCGTTACATTCTACTTAGCAAAAACACAGACAGAAGATGTAAAAATCTCTTTTGAGCATATCGGTTATCAGTGGCTTGCTTACGAGAAAGCCTTCAATCAACTTACTTTTGACAACGCAAAAGAGATTTTGAGGAAGGCCCGCCAATTTTTGGAAAAATAA
- a CDS encoding YjbQ family protein, with product MKFLISTKGFNDIIDITGQVSRAVEKSKIKEGICLISCPGSTAGLTTLEYEEGAVADLKRVFEKIAPMSEDYEHCKKWGDCNGYAHIRSALLKPFLTVPIVNGSLLLGTWQQIILIDFDNRAREREITVQVVGK from the coding sequence ATGAAATTTTTGATTTCAACAAAAGGATTCAATGATATTATTGATATTACCGGTCAAGTTTCCCGGGCGGTTGAAAAATCGAAAATTAAAGAGGGAATTTGCTTAATTTCTTGCCCGGGATCGACCGCGGGTTTAACCACCCTTGAATACGAAGAAGGAGCGGTTGCAGATTTAAAAAGAGTTTTTGAGAAAATTGCTCCAATGTCAGAAGATTATGAGCATTGTAAAAAATGGGGTGATTGCAATGGTTACGCCCACATAAGATCAGCTTTATTGAAGCCGTTTTTAACTGTGCCGATTGTAAATGGAAGTTTACTGCTTGGAACATGGCAGCAAATTATTCTCATTGATTTTGATAATCGGGCAAGAGAAAGAGAAATAACAGTGCAAGTAGTTGGTAAATAG
- a CDS encoding RNA 3'-terminal phosphate cyclase: MNNDLIEIDGSIGEAGGQILRTAVALAAVTKKPCHVFNIREGRPKPGLATQHLLGIQALARLCDGKLEGDYLGSEEIKFYPGEVYRGRASVNITTAGSIALVLQALILPALFAPEPIKIYFDGGSTDTFFSPTIDHFRYVFLKILEKMGMKIEINIIRRGFYPEGGAKVEVIVHPLLRQARLPARQGSGGQASKLNSVNLIERGKLKKITVTSGASEFLQDKKVAERQLAGVKEILGKLKLSLEEKIEYYQTSCPGSQICLIAEFKNTVIGTDNLGKLGKRAEDVGKEAALELLKEQKSEACLDKHLADQILPYMALAKGKSQVTVSEITDHCKANIWVIEKFIDGKFKIDGNLISWSP, translated from the coding sequence ATGAATAACGATTTAATTGAAATTGACGGATCTATTGGTGAAGCTGGCGGCCAAATATTAAGGACAGCTGTGGCTTTGGCGGCAGTAACTAAAAAACCCTGCCATGTATTTAATATTCGAGAGGGCAGGCCAAAGCCGGGGTTAGCAACCCAACATCTTTTGGGAATTCAGGCCTTAGCTCGGCTCTGTGATGGAAAATTAGAAGGAGATTATCTGGGTTCAGAAGAAATTAAATTCTATCCAGGTGAAGTTTACAGAGGCCGGGCCTCTGTTAATATTACTACTGCAGGAAGTATAGCTTTGGTTTTGCAAGCTTTAATTTTGCCGGCTTTGTTCGCCCCAGAACCAATTAAAATTTATTTTGACGGTGGATCTACCGACACCTTTTTCTCTCCAACCATTGACCATTTCCGCTATGTATTTTTAAAAATCTTAGAAAAGATGGGGATGAAAATAGAGATAAATATAATCAGACGAGGTTTTTATCCTGAAGGTGGTGCAAAAGTTGAAGTTATAGTTCATCCCCTCCTTCGGCAAGCCCGCCTGCCGGCGAGGCAGGGTTCCGGCGGGCAGGCCTCTAAACTAAACAGTGTGAATTTAATTGAAAGAGGTAAGCTTAAAAAAATTACAGTAACTTCAGGCGCTTCAGAATTTTTACAAGACAAAAAGGTAGCTGAAAGGCAATTAGCTGGAGTAAAAGAAATTTTAGGAAAATTAAAATTGTCCCTTGAAGAAAAAATTGAATATTATCAAACTTCCTGTCCGGGAAGCCAAATCTGCTTAATTGCTGAATTTAAAAATACAGTCATTGGGACTGATAATTTGGGGAAATTAGGGAAAAGAGCTGAAGATGTCGGCAAAGAAGCTGCTTTAGAATTATTAAAAGAACAAAAATCTGAAGCTTGTTTAGATAAACATTTAGCCGACCAAATTTTACCCTATATGGCTCTTGCCAAAGGCAAATCCCAAGTAACCGTCTCAGAAATAACCGATCACTGCAAAGCCAACATCTGGGTAATTGAAAAATTCATTGATGGAAAGTTTAAGATAGATGGTAATTTAATATCTTGGAGTCCATAA
- a CDS encoding CapA family protein: MHVLFFKKKYQNLLIFILIILLIAAFGSSFFIVEFQKFEKEISEISQAQVLISFKKPPSEITLFFVGDIMLNRGVEWSINKYGKGDWKFPFLEIAEDLEKADILFGNLESPISDKGSKVGSIYSFRTNPKAIEGFNYAGFDILSVANNHIFDYGREAMEDTFLRLREAGIDYVGGGFSEKEAYSPIIKEINDIEIAFLAYTNLGSKNWEATGKRSGISWLTEERLEEDIKKAKNQADLIVVSMHFGEEYKSQPTSEQKYFARLAIDTGADLIIGHHPHVVQEIERYKDGYIAYSLGNFIFDQGFSKETMQGLMLKVVIEDGKIRTVRSKVPQNLDSSFRAELKEVIPIEIRINQFFQPRLEITD, translated from the coding sequence ATGCACGTTCTTTTTTTCAAAAAAAAGTATCAAAACTTACTCATTTTTATTTTGATTATTTTACTAATCGCTGCCTTTGGTAGTAGCTTTTTTATTGTTGAATTCCAGAAATTTGAAAAGGAAATTTCAGAAATTTCTCAAGCTCAAGTATTAATATCTTTTAAAAAGCCACCCTCAGAAATAACTTTATTTTTCGTCGGAGATATTATGCTTAATCGGGGAGTGGAATGGTCGATAAATAAATACGGCAAAGGAGATTGGAAATTCCCATTTTTGGAAATTGCTGAAGACTTAGAGAAGGCCGATATTTTATTCGGAAATTTAGAAAGCCCAATTTCTGATAAAGGCAGCAAAGTCGGCTCAATTTATTCTTTTCGGACAAATCCTAAAGCAATCGAAGGATTCAATTATGCTGGTTTTGATATTTTATCAGTTGCTAATAATCACATTTTTGATTATGGCCGGGAAGCAATGGAAGATACTTTTTTGAGACTAAGAGAGGCCGGAATAGATTATGTTGGCGGAGGATTTAGCGAAAAAGAGGCTTACTCGCCGATAATAAAAGAGATTAATGATATAGAAATTGCCTTTTTAGCTTATACTAATTTAGGTTCTAAAAATTGGGAAGCTACAGGAAAACGTTCAGGAATTAGCTGGCTGACAGAAGAAAGATTAGAAGAAGATATAAAAAAAGCTAAAAATCAGGCAGATTTAATCGTTGTTTCAATGCATTTTGGCGAGGAATATAAATCCCAACCAACTTCAGAACAAAAATACTTCGCCCGTCTAGCTATTGATACTGGGGCAGATTTAATAATTGGCCATCATCCCCATGTTGTTCAAGAAATCGAACGCTATAAAGATGGTTATATCGCCTATTCCTTAGGAAATTTTATTTTCGACCAGGGTTTTTCAAAAGAAACAATGCAGGGCTTAATGTTGAAAGTTGTGATTGAAGACGGTAAAATAAGAACCGTGAGGAGTAAAGTCCCTCAGAACCTTGATTCCTCGTTCCGCGCGGAATTAAAAGAAGTCATCCCAATCGAAATTAGAATTAATCAATTCTTCCAGCCCCGCTTAGAAATTACTGATTAA
- the polX gene encoding DNA polymerase/3'-5' exonuclease PolX, translated as MKNQELAQIFYEIADFLEMEGIAFKPYAYRRAAIALETLEEDAAQIYKKGGQKALKEIPGVGKGIAGGIEEYLKTGKIRSYESLKKKTPVNMEELTRVEGMGPRKVKILYQKLDIKNLKDLEKAAKAHKIASLFGFGEKTERNILEGIAFVKRSKGRFLLGEIIPRVTETYEKLKKLREVEKISLAGSVRRVKETIGDVDFLVTIQEFKKPAFAKASADKIMDFFTSLPGIVKIWGKGLTKSSVRMKEGFDMDIRVVPKKSYGSALQYFTGSKGHNIILRKVAINKGLKLNEYGLFRGKKMIAGKTEEEIYKALGLAWIPPEMREDQGEIEAALKRKLPEVIGYNDIRGDLHCHSSWDGGVNSIETIAKAAMDIGYEYIGISDHTKFLRIEHGLNEKQLSQQKKEIDKLNEIFQKKKIKFMILQGAETNILNDGSIDIKDEALAKLDYVIAGIHSSFKMEKDKMTERMIEAMKNPNIDIISHPTGRLIQRRDEYQIDLGKIFRAAKETGTILEINSCPERLDLNDRNIRKAKEAGVKMIINTDSHHIDQLRYIEYGIAQARRGWATAEDIINVYPLAKMIKFLKGY; from the coding sequence ATGAAAAATCAGGAATTAGCTCAAATATTTTACGAGATTGCTGATTTTTTAGAAATGGAAGGAATAGCTTTTAAACCCTATGCATATCGGAGGGCGGCTATTGCTTTAGAGACTTTGGAAGAAGACGCAGCTCAGATTTATAAAAAAGGCGGGCAGAAGGCATTGAAAGAAATACCCGGAGTTGGTAAAGGCATAGCAGGAGGAATTGAAGAGTATTTAAAGACCGGGAAGATTAGAAGTTATGAGAGCCTGAAAAAGAAAACCCCGGTTAACATGGAAGAATTAACCCGAGTTGAAGGAATGGGTCCAAGAAAAGTTAAAATTTTGTATCAAAAATTAGACATTAAGAACTTAAAAGATTTAGAAAAAGCAGCCAAGGCGCATAAAATTGCGTCTTTATTTGGTTTTGGCGAAAAAACTGAAAGAAATATTTTAGAAGGAATTGCTTTTGTAAAAAGAAGTAAAGGCAGATTTTTATTAGGGGAAATAATACCAAGAGTAACAGAAACTTATGAAAAGTTAAAAAAGTTAAGAGAGGTTGAAAAAATATCGTTAGCGGGCTCTGTCAGAAGGGTGAAAGAGACTATTGGCGACGTTGATTTTTTGGTAACCATTCAAGAATTCAAAAAGCCCGCCTTCGCCAAGGCTTCGGCGGATAAAATAATGGATTTTTTCACTTCTCTTCCAGGGATCGTTAAAATTTGGGGTAAGGGTTTAACCAAATCTTCAGTGAGAATGAAAGAGGGTTTTGATATGGACATTAGAGTAGTTCCAAAAAAAAGCTACGGATCTGCTTTACAATATTTTACTGGTTCTAAAGGACATAATATTATTTTGCGGAAGGTTGCTATTAATAAAGGTTTAAAATTAAATGAATATGGATTGTTTCGGGGTAAGAAAATGATTGCCGGTAAAACAGAAGAAGAGATTTATAAAGCTTTAGGCCTTGCTTGGATTCCTCCGGAAATGAGAGAAGATCAAGGAGAAATTGAAGCAGCCTTGAAGAGAAAATTGCCCGAAGTTATTGGTTATAATGATATTCGAGGAGATTTGCATTGCCATTCAAGCTGGGACGGAGGAGTAAATTCTATTGAAACAATAGCAAAAGCAGCAATGGATATAGGATATGAGTATATTGGAATTTCTGATCACACAAAGTTTCTAAGAATTGAGCATGGATTAAATGAAAAGCAGCTATCTCAACAAAAAAAAGAAATTGATAAGTTAAACGAAATTTTTCAAAAGAAAAAGATAAAATTCATGATTTTGCAAGGAGCAGAAACTAATATTTTAAATGATGGATCAATAGACATCAAAGACGAGGCTTTGGCGAAATTGGATTATGTAATAGCTGGTATTCATTCCAGTTTTAAAATGGAAAAAGATAAAATGACAGAAAGAATGATTGAAGCTATGAAAAATCCAAACATTGATATTATTTCTCACCCAACGGGCAGATTAATCCAGAGGAGAGATGAATACCAGATTGATCTTGGTAAAATTTTCAGGGCAGCCAAAGAAACCGGCACAATTTTGGAAATTAACTCTTGCCCTGAAAGACTAGATTTAAATGATCGAAACATCCGAAAGGCAAAGGAGGCAGGAGTCAAAATGATAATTAATACCGACTCCCATCACATAGATCAACTGAGATATATCGAGTATGGCATAGCTCAAGCCCGCAGGGGCTGGGCAACTGCTGAAGATATTATCAATGTTTACCCATTGGCTAAAATGATAAAATTTTTAAAGGGATACTAA
- a CDS encoding metallophosphoesterase, with product MQSKTIKIERFSIEIKNLPPSFRGVKIAHLSDLHSKNFSEKENKVLEILQSLNPDFIFITGDFINETTKDLESCQNFWKKLSESYSKKVFGVLGNHDHYHPQFKIINNLLEESGIKILENEAVILRRNEDFIHPIRKLSISNGVYLIGVDDPHEGYDDVEKAMAGIEAGASKILIAHSPEIFRKVKGKGVDLVLVGHTHGGQINIPFITNLLLPLKYDKKYKSGLFEENSTFLYVSRGIGTTLLPIRFNAPPEIALIELK from the coding sequence ATGCAATCAAAAACTATTAAAATCGAGAGATTTTCGATAGAAATAAAAAACCTACCCCCGTCTTTTAGAGGAGTTAAAATCGCGCATCTTTCTGATTTGCATTCAAAGAATTTTAGTGAAAAAGAGAATAAAGTTTTAGAAATTTTACAATCATTAAATCCAGACTTTATTTTCATCACCGGCGATTTTATAAATGAGACGACTAAAGATCTAGAGTCTTGTCAAAATTTTTGGAAAAAACTTTCCGAAAGTTATTCAAAAAAGGTTTTCGGAGTATTAGGAAACCATGATCATTATCATCCACAATTTAAAATTATAAATAATCTTTTGGAAGAAAGCGGAATTAAAATCCTTGAGAACGAAGCAGTAATATTAAGGAGAAATGAAGATTTTATTCACCCCATTAGAAAGCTTTCGATTTCTAACGGGGTTTACCTTATTGGCGTCGATGATCCACATGAAGGCTACGATGACGTTGAAAAAGCAATGGCAGGCATTGAAGCTGGTGCATCAAAAATATTAATTGCCCATTCTCCGGAGATTTTTAGAAAAGTGAAGGGAAAAGGTGTGGACCTAGTTCTTGTTGGCCATACCCACGGAGGTCAAATAAATATTCCTTTTATCACCAATCTTTTACTGCCCTTAAAATACGATAAGAAATATAAAAGTGGGCTTTTTGAAGAGAATTCTACTTTTCTTTATGTAAGCCGAGGCATTGGAACAACTCTTTTGCCAATTAGATTTAACGCTCCCCCAGAAATTGCTTTAATTGAGCTAAAGTAA
- the ispH gene encoding 4-hydroxy-3-methylbut-2-enyl diphosphate reductase, which yields MEIILATKVGFCFGVKRAFNLALKTSKAVRPCQVLGPLVHNESVIRKLQESGVEFINSLDEAKSGVIIIPTHGEDPEVLQRIKEMGIKMVDATCPLVKNVQDLTKDLHEKGNQIIIIGDKEHKEIRSIQAVIKRRGIIIDSEEEAFRLEIKNKSLAIIAQTTQNPVKVKEIIRVLKKRFKNLKFYNTICPSVSAYQEGLKELALRVDLLLIIGSKTSANTNRLVEIAKAVGKPVYHIENASQLKKKRFLNVKTLGIATGTSTPDWLIKEVIQKLKSYAP from the coding sequence ATGGAAATAATTTTAGCTACAAAGGTAGGATTTTGTTTTGGGGTAAAAAGAGCTTTTAATTTAGCATTAAAGACGTCAAAAGCAGTAAGACCTTGTCAGGTGTTGGGCCCTTTGGTTCACAACGAAAGCGTTATAAGAAAACTTCAAGAATCAGGCGTAGAATTTATTAATTCTTTAGATGAAGCAAAAAGTGGTGTGATAATCATTCCTACTCATGGAGAGGATCCAGAAGTCCTGCAAAGGATAAAGGAGATGGGCATTAAAATGGTTGATGCGACCTGTCCTTTAGTAAAAAATGTTCAAGACTTAACGAAAGATCTTCACGAGAAAGGAAACCAGATAATTATTATTGGCGACAAAGAACACAAAGAAATCAGATCAATTCAGGCAGTTATAAAAAGAAGAGGAATCATTATCGATAGTGAAGAAGAGGCCTTTAGGCTAGAAATAAAAAATAAGTCTTTAGCAATAATAGCCCAGACTACTCAGAATCCAGTAAAAGTTAAAGAAATTATAAGAGTACTTAAGAAGAGATTTAAAAATCTTAAATTTTATAATACCATTTGCCCAAGTGTTTCAGCCTATCAAGAAGGGCTAAAAGAATTAGCCTTAAGAGTAGATTTATTGTTAATTATTGGGTCGAAAACCAGTGCTAATACTAATAGGCTGGTAGAAATTGCCAAAGCAGTTGGAAAACCAGTTTATCATATTGAAAACGCAAGCCAATTAAAAAAGAAACGGTTTTTGAATGTCAAAACATTAGGGATAGCCACTGGCACATCTACTCCCGATTGGTTGATTAAAGAAGTAATTCAAAAATTAAAAAGCTATGCCCCGTAG